Proteins co-encoded in one Kocuria flava genomic window:
- a CDS encoding MFS transporter has protein sequence MAHTASAPAGRHEMSHEERKVLAGTLVGTTIEWYDFFIYAQAAAFVLAPLFFEPLAQENAGLAQVVAWASLGISFLFRPLGAVVAGHLGDKHGRKLVLVLTLVGMGAATMLIGLLPTYATIGVWAPILLILLRVIQGFSAGGEWGGAALMSVEHAPRHKRGLFGAYPQIGVPLGMLLATGFMFAITSMVSPEDFQAWGWRIPFLSSVVLIVVGYLIRKTVDESPVFKEMQLRKKESSAPLGQLFKHNSKEVTLAALIFAANNAAGYLVIAFFASYGAKSLGMDRSATLIASLIGGVGWLVFTMIGGWMSDTVGRVRTFQIGYGIIILWAIPMWFLLDTASLPLFALAIVILTIGLGPSYGPQSALYAEMFPARVRYSGVSIGYAFGSIIGGAFAPMIAQLLLNETGMSWTIGVYIAALALVSFIAVSMVPKSLQGTDLHVEEVHEQYVAEHPEARQVLDAARAAEQRD, from the coding sequence ATGGCCCACACCGCTTCCGCCCCGGCCGGGCGGCACGAGATGTCCCACGAGGAGCGCAAGGTCCTCGCCGGCACCCTCGTCGGCACCACCATCGAGTGGTACGACTTCTTCATCTACGCGCAGGCCGCCGCCTTCGTGCTCGCCCCGCTGTTCTTCGAGCCCCTGGCCCAGGAGAACGCCGGCCTCGCCCAGGTCGTGGCGTGGGCCTCGCTGGGCATCAGCTTCCTGTTCCGCCCGCTCGGGGCGGTCGTGGCCGGCCACCTGGGCGACAAGCACGGCCGCAAGCTCGTGCTCGTGCTCACCCTGGTCGGCATGGGCGCGGCCACGATGCTCATCGGCCTGCTGCCCACCTACGCCACGATCGGCGTGTGGGCCCCGATCCTCCTGATCCTGCTGCGCGTGATCCAGGGCTTCTCCGCCGGCGGCGAGTGGGGCGGCGCGGCCCTGATGTCCGTCGAGCACGCCCCCCGCCACAAGCGCGGGCTCTTCGGTGCGTACCCGCAGATCGGCGTGCCCCTGGGCATGCTCCTGGCCACCGGCTTCATGTTCGCGATCACCTCGATGGTGAGCCCCGAGGACTTCCAGGCCTGGGGCTGGCGCATCCCGTTCCTGTCCTCGGTGGTGCTCATCGTGGTCGGCTACCTGATCCGCAAGACCGTCGACGAGTCCCCGGTCTTCAAGGAGATGCAGCTGCGCAAGAAGGAGTCCTCGGCGCCGCTGGGCCAGCTGTTCAAGCACAACTCCAAGGAGGTCACCCTCGCGGCCCTGATCTTCGCCGCCAACAACGCCGCCGGCTACCTGGTCATCGCCTTCTTCGCCTCCTACGGCGCCAAGTCCCTGGGCATGGACCGCTCCGCGACCCTGATCGCCTCCCTGATCGGCGGCGTCGGCTGGCTGGTCTTCACGATGATCGGCGGGTGGATGTCGGACACCGTCGGGCGCGTGCGCACCTTCCAGATCGGCTACGGCATCATCATCCTGTGGGCGATCCCGATGTGGTTCCTGCTCGACACCGCCTCCCTGCCGCTGTTCGCCCTGGCCATCGTGATCCTCACCATCGGCCTCGGCCCGTCCTACGGCCCGCAGTCGGCGCTCTACGCCGAGATGTTCCCGGCCCGCGTGCGCTACTCCGGGGTCTCGATCGGCTACGCGTTCGGCTCCATCATCGGCGGCGCCTTCGCGCCGATGATCGCCCAGCTGCTGCTCAACGAGACGGGCATGTCCTGGACCATCGGTGTGTACATCGCCGCCCTGGCCCTGGTGTCCTTCATCGCCGTGTCCATGGTCCCGAAGTCGCTGCAGGGCACCGACCTGCACGTCGAGGAGGTCCACGAGCAGTACGTGGCCGAGCACCCCGAGGCCCGGCAGGTCCTCGACGCCGCCCGGGCCGCCGAGCAGCGCGACTGA
- a CDS encoding Lrp/AsnC family transcriptional regulator gives MRSMHRLDALDARILLALDQDPAASVLALARTLGVARNTVHARLRRLTEGGVLRSPSRRLDPRALGCDLTAFVELSIRQGAGEEALAGLRAIPEIIEIHATTGDADLLARVVARDTEDLHRITNLVVETPGVLRTSTAISLLEVMPLRLTGLLRRTAGES, from the coding sequence ATGCGCAGCATGCACCGCCTCGACGCTCTCGACGCCCGGATCCTCCTCGCCCTCGACCAGGACCCGGCGGCCAGCGTGCTCGCCCTGGCCCGCACGCTCGGGGTCGCCCGCAACACCGTCCACGCCCGGCTGCGCCGCCTGACCGAGGGCGGGGTGCTGCGCTCGCCCAGCCGCCGGCTGGACCCGCGGGCGCTGGGCTGCGACCTGACGGCCTTCGTGGAGCTGTCCATCCGCCAGGGCGCGGGGGAGGAGGCGCTGGCCGGGCTGCGGGCGATCCCGGAGATCATCGAGATCCACGCGACCACCGGGGACGCCGACCTGCTGGCGCGCGTGGTGGCCCGCGACACCGAGGACCTGCACCGGATCACGAACCTCGTGGTCGAGACCCCGGGGGTGCTGCGCACGAGCACGGCGATCTCGCTGCTCGAGGTGATGCCGCTGCGGCTCACCGGGCTGCTGCGCCGCACCGCCGGGGAGTCCTGA
- the hisC gene encoding histidinol-phosphate transaminase, translated as MRPVVAQLPGYVAGRRASGALTAALASNESHYDPLPSVLEEVREAAGRMNRYPDMGAVQLRERIAAFLGVRPEEVAVGPGSVGVLQQILGATCGPGDEVVFAWRSFEAYPILVSLTGATAVPVPLAADEGHDLEAMAAAVTDRTRAVLVCSPNNPTGTSVPQAALERFLAAVPPHVLVVVDEAYVEFVDEERPLDALALFRAHPNVCVLRTFSKAYGLAGLRVGYAVAHEGLAEGLRKVALPFGVSTVAQRAAIRSLDAAGELRERAAAVAAERRRVVDALRAAGWELPESQANFVWLRAGDALREALTGAFDRAGVLVRAYPGDGVRITLADPATNDRVLAVLADRAAFPAR; from the coding sequence CTGCGCCCGGTCGTGGCGCAGCTGCCCGGCTACGTGGCCGGGCGCCGGGCCTCCGGCGCGCTCACCGCCGCGCTGGCCTCCAACGAGAGCCACTACGACCCCCTGCCCTCGGTGCTCGAGGAGGTCCGGGAGGCGGCCGGGCGGATGAACCGCTACCCGGACATGGGGGCGGTGCAGCTGCGCGAGCGGATCGCGGCGTTCCTGGGCGTGCGCCCGGAGGAGGTCGCCGTGGGCCCGGGCAGCGTGGGCGTGCTCCAGCAGATCCTCGGGGCGACCTGCGGGCCCGGCGACGAGGTCGTCTTCGCGTGGCGCTCCTTCGAGGCCTACCCCATCCTGGTGAGCCTCACCGGGGCCACCGCCGTGCCCGTGCCCCTGGCCGCGGACGAGGGCCACGACCTGGAGGCCATGGCCGCGGCGGTCACCGACCGCACCCGGGCGGTGCTCGTGTGCTCCCCCAACAACCCCACGGGCACGTCCGTGCCGCAGGCGGCGCTGGAGCGCTTCCTGGCCGCCGTCCCGCCGCACGTGCTCGTCGTCGTCGACGAGGCCTACGTCGAGTTCGTCGACGAGGAGCGCCCGCTCGACGCCCTGGCGCTGTTCCGCGCCCACCCCAACGTCTGCGTGCTGCGCACGTTCTCGAAGGCCTACGGGCTGGCCGGCCTGCGGGTGGGCTACGCGGTGGCCCACGAGGGGCTCGCCGAGGGCCTGCGCAAGGTCGCGCTGCCCTTCGGCGTGAGCACCGTGGCCCAGCGGGCGGCGATCCGCTCCCTCGACGCCGCCGGCGAGCTGCGCGAGCGCGCCGCCGCCGTGGCCGCCGAGCGCCGCCGGGTCGTCGACGCCCTGCGCGCGGCCGGGTGGGAGCTCCCGGAGAGCCAGGCCAACTTCGTGTGGCTGCGCGCCGGCGACGCCCTGCGCGAGGCCCTCACCGGGGCCTTCGACCGGGCCGGCGTGCTCGTGCGCGCCTACCCCGGCGACGGCGTGCGGATCACCCTCGCCGACCCCGCCACGAACGACCGCGTGCTGGCCGTGCTGGCCGACCGCGCGGCGTTCCCCGCCCGCTGA
- a CDS encoding thiamine pyrophosphate-binding protein — protein MTTSAPETSAAPSPAAGAPTVSTAVADVLAERTGHLFGLMGNGNAHLISTLTRRGFPFTSARHEAATVAMADAWHRATGRTGAATTTYGAGFTNAYTALAEARLARIPLVLVVGDAPSTGRRAFDVDQTAAAAAVGVTTLVARPDNAVAIAHRAFDLAERTVQPVVLAIPYDHGTAPLTDPVALDPLPAKPVWHATTEELDRVAEILRAARRPLLLAGRGVVLAGAVTPLKELGDRIGGLFMTSVMAAGAFASPWDLGIAGGFTRDHRLALARQADVVLVAGASLNAFQSRYGTLFAEGTRVLRIDNEPAEELTHPQVTDYVRADLAPFLEALTGRVPAAEQSRTWRAAVPEVATEAFRSAEPVEDPAEFGPDGRLNPRAVVAALERILPRERSVVMDGGHFIGWAPMYLSVPDPQAMVLVGTAFQSIGLGFGSAAGVSAARPDRTTVFFSGDGGGLMGLADLETFLRTTRRGVVVVLNDSAYGAELHQYAAKGLHEQAMLIDEVDFAALGRAMGADGAKITDLAGLARLEQWLAGHEEGVFVLDVAISQKVVAEFMSASMSAGRRL, from the coding sequence GTGACCACCTCCGCCCCGGAGACCTCCGCCGCCCCGTCCCCCGCCGCGGGGGCCCCGACCGTCTCGACCGCCGTGGCGGACGTGCTCGCCGAGCGCACCGGGCACCTGTTCGGGCTGATGGGCAACGGCAACGCCCACCTGATCAGCACCCTCACCCGCCGGGGCTTCCCGTTCACCTCCGCCCGGCACGAGGCCGCGACCGTCGCGATGGCCGACGCCTGGCACCGGGCCACCGGCCGCACCGGGGCGGCGACGACGACGTACGGCGCCGGCTTCACCAACGCCTACACCGCCCTGGCCGAGGCACGGCTGGCCCGGATCCCGCTGGTGCTCGTCGTCGGCGACGCCCCGAGCACGGGACGCCGCGCCTTCGACGTCGACCAGACGGCCGCGGCCGCCGCCGTGGGGGTGACCACCCTGGTCGCGCGCCCGGACAACGCCGTGGCGATCGCCCACCGGGCCTTCGACCTCGCCGAGCGCACGGTGCAGCCGGTCGTGCTGGCGATCCCCTACGACCACGGCACGGCCCCGCTCACCGACCCGGTCGCCCTGGACCCGCTGCCGGCCAAGCCCGTCTGGCACGCCACGACCGAGGAGCTGGACCGGGTGGCCGAGATCCTGCGCGCGGCGCGGCGGCCGCTGCTGCTCGCGGGCCGGGGCGTGGTGCTGGCCGGCGCCGTGACCCCCCTGAAGGAGCTCGGGGACCGGATCGGCGGCCTGTTCATGACCTCCGTGATGGCCGCCGGGGCCTTCGCCAGCCCGTGGGACCTCGGCATCGCCGGCGGCTTCACCCGCGACCACCGCCTGGCCCTGGCGCGGCAGGCCGACGTCGTGCTCGTGGCCGGGGCGTCGCTGAACGCCTTCCAGTCCCGCTACGGCACCCTCTTCGCGGAGGGCACCCGGGTGCTGCGGATCGACAACGAGCCCGCGGAGGAGCTGACCCACCCGCAGGTCACCGACTACGTCCGCGCCGACCTCGCCCCGTTCCTCGAGGCCCTCACGGGTCGGGTCCCCGCCGCGGAGCAGTCGCGCACCTGGCGGGCCGCCGTGCCGGAGGTCGCCACGGAGGCGTTCCGCTCGGCCGAGCCCGTCGAGGACCCGGCGGAGTTCGGCCCGGACGGCCGGCTCAACCCGCGCGCGGTCGTCGCCGCGCTCGAGCGGATCCTGCCGCGGGAGCGCTCCGTGGTGATGGACGGCGGGCACTTCATCGGCTGGGCGCCGATGTACCTGTCCGTGCCCGACCCGCAGGCCATGGTGCTCGTGGGCACGGCCTTCCAGTCCATCGGGCTGGGCTTCGGCTCCGCGGCCGGGGTCTCGGCGGCCCGCCCGGACCGCACCACGGTCTTCTTCTCCGGCGACGGCGGCGGGCTGATGGGCCTGGCCGACCTCGAGACGTTCCTGCGCACCACCCGCCGCGGCGTGGTCGTGGTGCTCAACGACTCCGCCTACGGCGCGGAGCTGCACCAGTACGCCGCCAAGGGCCTGCACGAGCAGGCGATGCTCATCGACGAGGTGGACTTCGCCGCGCTGGGCCGGGCGATGGGCGCCGACGGCGCGAAGATCACGGACCTCGCCGGGCTGGCGCGGCTCGAGCAGTGGCTGGCCGGCCACGAGGAGGGGGTGTTCGTGCTCGACGTCGCCATCTCGCAGAAGGTCGTGGCCGAGTTCATGAGCGCCTCGATGTCCGCCGGGCGGCGGCTCTGA
- a CDS encoding GAF and ANTAR domain-containing protein, producing the protein MTGSRPAPAAATGNSPAVPLHEALAGSEDLREFLEEFARIMAARLSADGAEVWCAITLLRDGTVGTVAASTAHAEALDELQYDHDDGPCLTAAREQELVHVPDLAADGRWGDYGAAALARGVHGAAAAPFDLPEPDRAALNVYAGAPHALDDDALAAVVREVSSASTALRLALRLARHRETEADLRTALSSRTTIDLAVGILMGQQRCSQDEAFELLAAAAGARGAKLREIAAELVRTTGGAQARTHFNDARASSRPRPGTGESPPGTGGGDRMA; encoded by the coding sequence ATGACCGGTTCCCGCCCCGCCCCCGCCGCCGCGACCGGGAACTCCCCCGCCGTCCCGCTGCACGAGGCCCTGGCGGGCAGCGAGGACCTCCGGGAGTTCCTCGAGGAGTTCGCGCGCATCATGGCCGCCCGTCTCTCCGCGGACGGGGCGGAGGTCTGGTGCGCGATCACGCTGCTGCGCGACGGGACGGTCGGCACGGTCGCCGCCAGCACCGCGCACGCCGAGGCCCTCGACGAGCTCCAGTACGACCACGACGACGGGCCGTGCCTGACCGCGGCCCGCGAGCAGGAGCTCGTGCACGTCCCGGACCTCGCGGCCGACGGGCGGTGGGGCGACTACGGCGCCGCCGCCCTCGCCCGCGGCGTCCACGGCGCGGCCGCGGCCCCCTTCGACCTGCCGGAGCCCGACCGCGCGGCCCTGAACGTCTACGCCGGGGCCCCGCACGCCCTCGACGACGACGCGCTCGCCGCCGTGGTCCGGGAGGTGTCCTCCGCCTCGACGGCCCTGCGCCTGGCCCTGCGGCTCGCCCGGCACCGGGAGACGGAGGCGGACCTGCGCACCGCCCTGTCCTCGCGCACCACGATCGACCTCGCCGTGGGCATCCTCATGGGCCAGCAGCGCTGCTCCCAGGACGAGGCCTTCGAGCTGCTCGCCGCCGCCGCGGGCGCCCGCGGCGCCAAGCTGCGCGAGATCGCCGCCGAGCTGGTGCGGACCACCGGCGGCGCGCAGGCGCGCACCCACTTCAACGACGCCCGGGCCTCGTCCCGGCCGCGTCCGGGGACCGGGGAGAGCCCTCCCGGGACCGGCGGGGGCGACCGGATGGCGTAG
- a CDS encoding CGNR zinc finger domain-containing protein codes for MHFAYDVEDMLEFVLALLNTAPDASSSGEDELTTVQELRDLLAEHRFSGRSDGTAKELAEIRALRQELRQLWVLDREPMVEAVNALLASEDLAPRLARHDGLDWHLHAAAPDAPLAVRLHLETAVALVEVIRSGETDRLRVCEAGDCDGVLLDLSRNRSKRFCGARCANRTNVAAYRRRRGSAEEPGRGGGSASA; via the coding sequence GTGCATTTTGCTTATGACGTGGAGGACATGCTCGAGTTCGTCCTCGCCCTTCTGAACACCGCGCCGGACGCCTCGTCCTCGGGGGAGGACGAGCTGACGACCGTGCAGGAGCTGCGGGACCTGCTGGCCGAGCACCGGTTCTCCGGACGCTCCGACGGGACGGCCAAGGAGCTCGCCGAGATCCGGGCGCTGCGCCAGGAGCTGCGGCAGCTGTGGGTCCTGGACCGCGAGCCGATGGTCGAGGCCGTCAACGCGCTGCTCGCCAGCGAGGACCTCGCGCCGCGGCTGGCCCGCCACGACGGTCTCGACTGGCACCTGCACGCCGCGGCCCCGGACGCTCCCCTGGCCGTGCGGCTGCACCTGGAGACGGCCGTGGCCCTCGTGGAGGTCATCCGGTCCGGGGAGACGGACCGGCTGCGCGTGTGCGAGGCCGGGGACTGCGACGGCGTCCTGCTCGACCTCTCCCGCAACCGCTCCAAGCGCTTCTGCGGGGCGCGCTGCGCCAACCGGACCAACGTGGCCGCCTACCGCCGGCGCCGGGGCTCCGCCGAGGAGCCCGGGCGCGGCGGCGGGTCCGCGAGCGCCTGA
- a CDS encoding DUF1622 domain-containing protein, protein MEFSATMELVGRTVDAAGVAAIVVGALVATLLALAELVRPRPGGRAVYTRYRRRLGRSILLGLELLVAADIIRTVAITPTFESVGVLALIVLIRTFLSWSLELEISGRWPWQKEPAGTTGGRDDSAVPGGADRPER, encoded by the coding sequence GTGGAGTTCTCCGCGACGATGGAGCTCGTCGGCAGGACGGTCGACGCCGCGGGCGTCGCGGCGATCGTCGTGGGCGCGCTGGTGGCGACGCTGCTGGCCCTGGCCGAGCTGGTCCGGCCCCGCCCCGGCGGGCGCGCCGTCTACACCCGCTACCGCCGGCGGCTCGGGCGCTCGATCCTGCTCGGGCTGGAGCTGCTCGTGGCCGCCGACATCATCCGCACGGTCGCCATCACCCCCACCTTCGAGTCGGTGGGGGTGCTGGCGCTGATCGTGCTCATCCGCACCTTCCTCAGCTGGTCCCTCGAGCTCGAGATCAGCGGCCGCTGGCCCTGGCAGAAGGAGCCGGCGGGAACGACCGGCGGGCGGGACGACTCGGCCGTCCCCGGCGGCGCCGACCGCCCGGAGCGCTGA
- a CDS encoding MFS transporter — MTVTATRHSDRANQRRVAAATLVGTTVEWYDFFIYATMAGLVFSRLFFEPAGESIGLLLAFASVGISFLFRPLGAFLAGHYGDKVGRRAILVVTLVLMGGATTLIGLLPTYASAGVIAPVLLILLRILQGVSAGGEWGGAALMAVEHAPAGRRGLAGSMPQLGVPLGLLLATAVTALMTGVVSPGEQFLEWGWRVPFIASIVLIAVGCFVRIAVDESPVFQEIAEKKEQASVPIVELFRNYWHLVVIAALIFVGNNAVGYMSTGGFIPAYATSDAVGLSRTDVLVAMTFAATVWLFATLGAGILSDRIGRRLTYQIGYVWLILTVWPLFLLIDSGSLANLYLGLGLICIGTGLTYGPQASLYSELFPASIRFSGVSISYAIGAILGGAFAPMIAQALLDATGGTPAIAVYLIGMCAVALVAVSLTRNRSGIDLSISNQAEQEVGSTVFDKRPVPAPSRTPDGAVGPEVPTPR; from the coding sequence GTGACCGTGACCGCAACCCGACACTCCGACCGGGCCAACCAGCGCCGGGTGGCCGCCGCCACCCTCGTCGGCACCACCGTCGAGTGGTACGACTTCTTCATCTACGCCACCATGGCCGGCCTGGTGTTCTCCCGGCTGTTCTTCGAGCCCGCCGGGGAGTCCATCGGCCTGCTGCTGGCCTTCGCCTCGGTCGGGATCTCCTTCCTGTTCCGCCCGCTGGGGGCCTTCCTCGCGGGGCACTACGGCGACAAGGTGGGCCGGCGGGCCATCCTGGTGGTCACCCTCGTCCTGATGGGCGGGGCCACCACCCTGATCGGCCTGCTGCCCACCTACGCGTCCGCCGGCGTGATCGCCCCGGTGCTGCTGATCCTCCTGCGCATCCTGCAGGGCGTCTCCGCCGGCGGCGAGTGGGGCGGGGCGGCCCTGATGGCCGTGGAGCACGCGCCGGCCGGGCGCCGCGGACTGGCCGGGTCCATGCCCCAGCTGGGCGTGCCCCTGGGCCTGCTGCTGGCCACCGCCGTCACCGCCCTGATGACCGGGGTGGTCTCCCCCGGGGAGCAGTTCCTCGAGTGGGGCTGGCGGGTCCCGTTCATCGCCTCGATCGTCCTCATCGCCGTCGGCTGCTTCGTGCGCATCGCCGTGGACGAGTCCCCCGTCTTCCAGGAGATCGCCGAGAAGAAGGAGCAGGCGAGCGTCCCGATCGTGGAGCTGTTCCGCAACTACTGGCACCTCGTGGTCATCGCGGCCCTGATCTTCGTGGGCAACAACGCCGTGGGCTACATGTCCACCGGCGGCTTCATCCCCGCCTACGCCACGTCGGACGCCGTCGGGCTCTCCCGGACCGACGTGCTGGTGGCCATGACGTTCGCCGCCACCGTGTGGCTGTTCGCCACGCTGGGGGCCGGGATCCTCTCCGACCGCATCGGGCGCAGGCTCACCTACCAGATCGGCTACGTCTGGCTGATCCTCACCGTCTGGCCGCTGTTCCTGCTCATCGACTCGGGCTCCCTCGCCAACCTCTATCTCGGGCTGGGCCTGATCTGCATCGGCACGGGCCTGACCTACGGCCCGCAGGCGTCCCTGTACTCGGAGCTGTTCCCGGCGTCCATCCGGTTCTCCGGGGTGTCGATCTCCTATGCGATCGGGGCGATCCTCGGCGGCGCCTTCGCGCCGATGATCGCCCAGGCGCTGCTCGACGCCACCGGCGGCACGCCCGCCATCGCCGTGTACCTGATCGGGATGTGCGCGGTGGCCCTGGTCGCGGTCAGTCTGACCCGCAACCGCTCCGGGATCGACCTGTCCATCAGCAACCAGGCCGAGCAGGAGGTCGGGAGCACGGTCTTCGACAAGCGCCCCGTGCCGGCCCCGTCCCGCACGCCGGACGGCGCCGTGGGACCGGAGGTCCCCACCCCGCGGTGA
- a CDS encoding FAD-dependent monooxygenase: MLFHHHGYVSTDPRVQPAAGVGIDRSPELPEVMDVLVVGSGPAGMTATAQLAAFPAVMTCLIDRRPHRLEIGQADGIQARSVETFQAFGFAEEITAEAYDLTEMNFWKPDPQNPDHIVRTARTVDDPAGVSEFPHLIVNQARVLDYFARYARNAPSRTEPYWGWEFVELEVGEGEHPVTVTLRRTGESPESGTNPGEERVVRAKYVLGADGARSGVRRDIGAQHVGAVSYHAWGVMDVLAETDFPDIRTKCAIQSRHGSILLIPREGGFLFRMYVDLGEVGPDDARAVRKTPLEEIVRQANAIVTPYSVDVKDVAWWSVYEVGHRVTDRFDDVPVEEAGQRDPRVFIAGDACHTHSAKAGQGMNVSIQDAFNLGWKLGQVLSGIAPAKLLATYTAERQQIAQDLIDFDREWSSMMAAKPEELESATALEDFYVKTAEFPAGFMTEYPVSLLRGEAVHQDLAAGFPLGKRFKAHPVKRVCDTNPKHLGHQHTADGRWRVYAFADAAASSAPDSALRAWAEWMDSPESPVHRFTPEGKDLDALFDVHVVYQQPHEEVELMRTPSIFRPKVGPFQLSNLNKVWAVDPADDIFEARGLSRDGVVVLVRPDQYVAHVLPLGATAELAQFLERIYTA; the protein is encoded by the coding sequence ATGCTGTTCCACCACCACGGCTACGTGTCCACGGACCCCCGGGTCCAGCCCGCCGCGGGGGTCGGCATCGACCGGTCCCCCGAGCTGCCGGAGGTCATGGACGTGCTCGTGGTCGGCTCCGGCCCCGCCGGCATGACCGCCACCGCCCAGCTGGCCGCCTTCCCCGCCGTCATGACGTGCCTGATCGACCGCCGCCCGCACCGCCTCGAGATCGGCCAGGCCGACGGCATCCAGGCGCGCAGCGTCGAGACCTTCCAGGCGTTCGGCTTCGCCGAGGAGATCACCGCCGAGGCCTACGACCTCACCGAGATGAACTTCTGGAAGCCGGACCCGCAGAACCCCGACCACATCGTGCGCACCGCCCGCACCGTCGACGACCCGGCCGGCGTCAGCGAGTTCCCGCACCTGATCGTGAACCAGGCGCGCGTGCTGGACTACTTCGCCCGCTACGCGAGGAACGCCCCGTCCCGGACCGAGCCGTACTGGGGCTGGGAGTTCGTCGAGCTCGAGGTCGGCGAGGGGGAGCACCCCGTGACCGTGACCCTCAGGCGCACCGGGGAGAGCCCCGAGTCCGGGACGAACCCCGGTGAGGAGCGCGTGGTGCGCGCCAAGTACGTGCTGGGCGCCGACGGCGCCCGCTCCGGGGTCCGCCGGGACATCGGCGCCCAGCACGTCGGCGCCGTGTCCTACCACGCCTGGGGCGTGATGGACGTGCTGGCCGAGACCGACTTCCCGGACATCCGCACCAAGTGCGCCATCCAGTCCCGGCACGGCTCGATCCTGCTCATCCCGCGCGAGGGCGGCTTCCTGTTCCGCATGTACGTGGACCTCGGCGAGGTGGGCCCGGACGACGCCCGCGCCGTCCGGAAGACCCCGCTGGAGGAGATCGTGCGCCAGGCCAACGCGATCGTTACGCCCTACAGCGTCGACGTGAAGGACGTGGCCTGGTGGAGCGTCTACGAGGTCGGCCACCGGGTGACCGACCGCTTCGACGACGTCCCCGTCGAGGAGGCCGGACAGCGCGACCCGCGCGTGTTCATCGCCGGCGACGCCTGCCACACCCACTCCGCCAAGGCGGGCCAGGGCATGAACGTCTCCATCCAGGACGCCTTCAACCTCGGCTGGAAGCTCGGCCAGGTGCTCAGCGGGATCGCCCCGGCGAAGCTGCTGGCCACCTACACGGCCGAGCGCCAGCAGATCGCCCAGGACCTCATCGACTTCGACCGCGAGTGGTCCTCCATGATGGCGGCCAAGCCGGAGGAGCTCGAGAGCGCGACCGCGCTGGAGGACTTCTACGTGAAGACCGCCGAGTTCCCGGCCGGCTTCATGACCGAGTACCCGGTGAGCCTGCTCCGGGGCGAGGCCGTGCACCAGGACCTCGCCGCCGGCTTCCCCCTCGGCAAGCGCTTCAAGGCCCACCCGGTCAAGCGCGTGTGCGACACCAACCCCAAGCACCTGGGCCACCAGCACACCGCCGACGGCCGCTGGCGGGTCTACGCCTTCGCCGACGCCGCCGCGTCCTCCGCGCCGGACTCGGCGCTGCGGGCGTGGGCCGAGTGGATGGACTCGCCCGAGTCCCCGGTGCACCGGTTCACCCCTGAGGGCAAGGACCTCGACGCCCTGTTCGACGTCCACGTCGTCTACCAGCAGCCGCACGAGGAGGTCGAGCTGATGCGGACGCCGTCGATCTTCCGCCCGAAGGTCGGCCCGTTCCAGCTCTCGAACCTCAACAAGGTGTGGGCCGTGGACCCGGCCGACGACATCTTCGAGGCCCGCGGCCTGAGCCGCGACGGCGTCGTGGTGCTCGTGCGGCCCGACCAGTACGTGGCCCACGTGCTGCCCCTGGGCGCGACCGCCGAGCTCGCCCAGTTCCTGGAGCGGATCTACACCGCCTGA
- a CDS encoding IclR family transcriptional regulator — MTAPAEPPVRAPANSTPAAPPSGRAQDRSPAPPSQTLSRGLRMLELVVSAEEPPTIADVAGRLGVHRSIAYRILRTLESHGLLTRDSTGRLIGAPGLAVLARGVQQDLQSAALPELTTLANELGMSAFVAVWGQEECITLVTVEPSRGQAVTQRPGTRHPLDRGAPGLAVQAGMDPEELAELTGGVRPRAEVEQTRERGFAVSSNEVLDGVSAVAVPLRVPGHLPAALAVVYATRSLDVEALGRRLAHSAGLVAARLGRRPGPPDQ; from the coding sequence ATGACCGCTCCGGCAGAGCCGCCCGTCCGGGCGCCGGCGAACAGCACGCCGGCCGCCCCGCCGTCCGGGAGGGCGCAGGACCGCTCCCCCGCGCCGCCCTCGCAGACCCTCTCCCGGGGGCTGCGCATGCTCGAGCTGGTGGTCTCGGCGGAGGAGCCGCCCACGATCGCCGACGTGGCCGGCCGGCTCGGCGTCCACCGCTCGATCGCCTACCGGATCCTGCGCACCCTGGAGAGCCACGGCCTCCTGACCCGGGACTCCACCGGCCGGCTGATCGGCGCCCCCGGGCTGGCGGTGCTCGCGCGGGGGGTGCAGCAGGACCTGCAGTCGGCGGCCCTGCCGGAGCTGACCACCCTGGCCAACGAGCTGGGTATGAGCGCCTTCGTGGCGGTCTGGGGCCAGGAGGAGTGCATCACGCTGGTCACGGTGGAGCCCTCCCGCGGCCAGGCCGTCACCCAGCGCCCGGGCACGCGCCACCCGCTGGACCGCGGCGCCCCCGGGCTCGCGGTGCAGGCCGGCATGGACCCGGAGGAGCTCGCCGAGCTGACCGGGGGCGTGCGCCCCCGCGCGGAGGTGGAGCAGACCCGGGAGCGCGGCTTCGCCGTCAGCAGCAACGAGGTGCTGGACGGCGTCTCGGCCGTGGCCGTCCCCCTGCGCGTGCCCGGCCACCTGCCGGCGGCGCTGGCCGTCGTCTACGCCACGCGCAGCCTCGACGTCGAGGCGCTGGGGCGGCGCCTGGCGCACAGCGCGGGCCTGGTCGCCGCCCGCCTGGGGCGGCGACCGGGCCCGCCGGATCAGTAG